Proteins encoded together in one Impatiens glandulifera unplaced genomic scaffold, dImpGla2.1, whole genome shotgun sequence window:
- the LOC124918299 gene encoding uncharacterized protein LOC124918299 — protein sequence MQIGKILHFLHVELGEDEQENCKAAKPKSSRTKSSKGTSSSAPTGESSEQADPKRKAVQAEAQQKKGRKKKSAKKSTQKPADSGKTISSDNSPKRTANVFQPIPINTVHLNPAKSPSSRQTEPSGSQETQSKSKEIPTKEVILDVVQNIVHETEDDVTSLLKPTDRVEVPGQSEIHPVEETAKTENINRPDQEGNIKEKEPSVSAGDKSVPTETTLQSAQDGPTNRTITPEGPSQVNKGKEIMREDSLVQGDNETQTGSHTMTKAEVLISIEEEEEMFQKFIRDMNKEAEELASPYHLWVKLHCETRLSDMIPELSGNKHWEKLLDLEEETLKLTGTDVIQAAFSKTMEIQEYARLHVVEDAMKEAEGAELTPMESRMLERFHTVRNNLIQNVDRLEAEWKDAQGLEQVKGVVVDTIISCLHKYNIATDEKIATVQKNLTETVWASIHSEIEETVQTSIKSMVAESVKTTTAPLLEMMQAMATQIEELSKLQADKAQAQIRADAETAKKLQDEDEERERLRKETEDKDNELAKQYNDEEKAAQPEPIPAQASHSMKTRNKNKRKAVVAVMKLAEQSGLEEIQPVGQFEEPLDEEEEDITRLNRRKKKAVEASTACPSSLLEISKSLKIEEVEQIEDADAIAKCFQAKEATEAAKVVKAAKVVEAAKVVEVVKVIDPDIDNVKKREDRNLGGRDTCGWSTRTRRKPDRGEGRGADRGGGQRRKVRWESLLFGDLIEGGQNED from the exons ATGCAGATAGGGAAGATCCTACATTTCCTTCATGTtgaacttggtgaag ATGAGCAAGAAAACTGCAAAGCGGCTAAGCCGAAGTCATCCAGAACCAAATCATCAAAAGGAACCAGCTCGTCGGCACCGACTGGTGAAAGTTCAGAACAAGCCGATCCTAAGAGAAAGGCGGTTCAAGCCGAAGCCCAGCAGAAGAAGGGACGAAAGAAGAAGTCGGCGAAGAAAAGCACTCAGAAACCGGCAGATTCCGGGAAAACGATATCCTCGGACAACTCACCAAAAAGAACAGCAAATGTCTTTCAACCGATCCCAATCAACACAGTTCATCTAAACCCAGCCAAATCCCCAtcatcaaggcaaaccgaaccctcggggagccaagaaactcAGTCAAAGTCGAAGGAAATTCCGACTAAAGAG GTCATATTGGACGTGGTCCAAAACATTGTTCATGAAACCGAAGACGACGTGACAAGTCTTCTCAAGCCAACTGATCGGGTTGAGGTACCCGGTCAGAGTGAAATccatccggtcgaagaaacggccaaaacagAAAACATCAACCGTCCGGATCAGGAGGGAAATATCAAAGAGAAAGAACCATCTGTTTCGGCTGGGGATAAATCTGTTCCAACCGAAACAACGCTCCAATCGGCTCAAGACGGGCCAACAAATCGAACAATCACACCTGAAGGTCCATCTCAGGTTAACAAAGGAAAGGAAATTATGCGTGAGGACTCTTTGGTGCAAGGAGACAATGAAACCCAAACCGGTTCACATACTATGACCAAAGCCGAAGTCCTCATCTCCatagaagaagaggaggaaatgtTCCAGAAGTTCATCCGGGATATGAACAAGGAAGCTGAAGAGTTGGCTTCCCCGTATCATCTATGGGTCAAGTTACATTGTGAAACAAGGCTTTCTGACATGATTCCCGAACTTAGCGGTAACAAGCACTGGGAGAAACTCTTGGATTTAGAAGAAGAGACTCTAAAGTTAACGGGTACCGACGTAATACAAGCCGCATTCTCCAAAACTATGGAGATACAAGAATACGCTCGGTTACATGTAGTAGAAGATGCCATGAAGGAGGCAGAAGGGGCAGAACTAACTCCAATGGAGTCAAGAATGCTTGAGCGGTTTCATACGGTGCGGAATAATCTCATTCAGAATGTTGACCGGCTCGAAGCAGAATGGAAAGAC GCTCAGGGACTTGAGCAAGTGAAGGGAGTGGTTGTTGACACCATTATTTCTTGTCTCCACAAGTACAACATTGCTACAGATGAGAAGATTGCAACCGTTCAAAAAAATTTGACCGAAACCGTCTGGGCATCAATTCATTCTGAGATTGAAGAAACGGTTCAAACATCAATCAAGTCAATGGTCGCCGAATCTGTTAAAACCACAACCGCTCCTCTACTTGAAATGATGCAGGCTATGGCAACTCAGATTGAGGAGTTGTCTAAACTGCAAGCTGATAAGGCTCAAGCGCAGATCCGTGCTGATGCCGAAACAGCCAAGAAACTTCAAGACGAAGACGAGGAGAGAGAACGGTTAAGAAAGGAAACCGAAGACAAAGATAATGAGCTGGCTAAGCAATACAATGATGAAGAAAAGGCCGCTCAACCTGAACCCATACCAGCTCAAGCCTCGCACTCTATGAAAACGAGGAACAAGAACAAACGTAAGGCGGTTGTGGCTGTAATGAAGCTGGCGGAACAAAGCGGTCTAGAAGAGATTCAACCGGTCGGACAATTCGAGgaacctcttgatgaagaagaagaggatattACACGACTCAACCGgcgaaagaagaaagcagttGAAGCTTCAACCGCATGTCCAAGCTCG TTGCTCGAAATATCCAAATCTCTCAAGATAGAAGAAGTTGAGCAAATTGAAGATGCTGATGCAATAGCAAAATGTTTTCAAGCTAAAGAAGCTACTGAAGCCGCTAAAGTTGTTAAAGCTGCTAAAGTTGTTGAAGCCGCTAAAGTTGTTGAAGTTGTTAAAGTTATTGACCCTGatattgataatgttaaaaagaggGAAGATAGAAATCTAGGGGGAAGAGATACTTGCGGTTGGAGCACTCGAACCAGGAGGAAGCCAGACCGAGGAGAAGGCCGAGGTGCAGACCGTGGAGGAGGTCAACGAAGAAAAGTTCGATGGGAAAGTCTTCTCTTCGGCGATCTAATCGAAGGCGGTCAAAATGAAGACTGA